The following proteins are encoded in a genomic region of Cardinium endosymbiont of Culicoides punctatus:
- a CDS encoding ankyrin repeat domain-containing protein encodes MFIRYRLIIAIVIAMGSGQCRKDNPVKIIQQKITQNKNNNQANTPKGLVSSARSNKESTGPNNNQENNQEQKTASASITPTPILAHNTPNTEHGKLTNEKAQKLLAEAGIPFDLEAYNKKQGRISTWSPLHWAIGKNNLQAVELFIKNGADINGKDDAGNTPLEWSACVSDVETFKILLKHYDVNEYDRFTLFRRACCAENSNVVNFLLNDNENKVNVSQRDIQNRVKQAAILNDPAMLGVLLQHCDTSWQTKQQFGYRLIELAVREECVDILELLLKHFQIDINESLFRSTSIDHCALLHIAAEQGREKVVTALLNMDGINKNVMTLGRNVTPLHLAAQAGHPKIVQILIDNNADCNIKDSDHTPFDLAKRGKAERSGNPETNQKYDECIQILEKAMNQQNGA; translated from the coding sequence ATGTTTATACGCTATAGGCTTATTATTGCTATAGTTATTGCTATGGGTAGTGGGCAGTGTCGTAAGGATAATCCAGTCAAAATAATCCAGCAAAAAATAACACAGAATAAAAATAACAACCAAGCCAATACACCAAAAGGCTTAGTAAGTTCTGCTCGTTCTAATAAAGAATCCACTGGGCCAAACAATAATCAAGAAAATAATCAAGAACAGAAGACGGCTTCTGCTTCTATTACTCCCACACCAATTTTGGCTCATAACACGCCTAATACAGAACATGGAAAACTAACTAATGAAAAAGCACAAAAACTTCTAGCAGAAGCAGGAATCCCATTTGATCTAGAAGCATATAACAAAAAACAAGGTCGCATCTCTACATGGAGTCCCCTCCATTGGGCAATTGGAAAAAACAATCTTCAGGCAGTAGAGTTATTCATAAAAAATGGAGCCGATATAAATGGGAAAGATGATGCAGGAAATACCCCTCTTGAGTGGTCAGCTTGTGTGAGTGATGTTGAGACCTTTAAAATACTGTTGAAACATTATGACGTTAATGAATATGATAGATTTACCCTTTTTAGAAGGGCATGTTGTGCTGAGAATAGCAATGTGGTTAACTTTTTATTAAATGACAACGAAAACAAGGTGAATGTATCTCAAAGGGATATACAAAATCGTGTCAAACAAGCTGCTATTCTGAACGATCCAGCCATGCTTGGAGTATTACTTCAACATTGTGATACTAGCTGGCAAACAAAACAACAATTCGGATATCGCCTTATCGAGTTAGCTGTTCGTGAAGAGTGTGTAGATATACTTGAATTGTTATTAAAACATTTTCAGATTGATATAAATGAATCATTATTTCGTTCAACATCAATAGATCACTGTGCACTTTTGCATATTGCAGCTGAGCAAGGTCGTGAAAAAGTAGTTACGGCACTGCTAAATATGGATGGGATTAATAAAAATGTAATGACTCTTGGCAGAAATGTAACGCCTTTGCATCTAGCGGCTCAAGCAGGACATCCAAAAATAGTACAGATACTCATAGACAACAACGCTGACTGTAACATAAAAGATTCTGATCATACTCCCTTTGACTTGGCAAAAAGAGGTAAGGCAGAAAGGAGTGGGAATCCAGAAACAAATCAAAAATATGACGAATGCATCCAAATTTTAGAAAAAGCAATGAACCAACAAAATGGCGCATAG
- a CDS encoding ATP-binding protein, whose amino-acid sequence MRFTDIPEHYALKNNLSRTVNINKVAHAQLFVGPVGSANLALALAFATYLNCTTHRDGDACGSCPSCTSMAQLTHPDLQLIFPRKSLSSIYDNQSESKCLDIFRNCLRDNPFLTIQDWSAATDYDSKQCQITKKDASNIIQRLSLKAFIGQYKIVLMWLPEYLNHTAANALLKTLEEPPLRTVFLLVSFDSEKILPTIKSRTQQHHIPLFSEEAIQQILRDKYSNLDINQYREIAFLAAGDVHKAFQLIEQPITDHFERFSNWMRNCYSNSFSKLIMQSEAFHKLSTDVQKAFFTYTLQMLRVTLLNNLNHTHYQEISNTEAVFIKKFSQNVSVNQIKNIIYLILENYNYLERNANAKMIYTHLSIQIVDVFNV is encoded by the coding sequence ATGCGGTTTACAGACATACCAGAACATTACGCACTGAAAAATAATTTATCAAGAACTGTTAACATAAATAAAGTTGCACATGCACAACTTTTCGTAGGGCCCGTTGGCTCTGCAAATCTGGCTTTAGCATTGGCATTTGCTACCTATCTCAACTGTACTACCCACAGAGATGGAGATGCATGTGGAAGTTGCCCTTCCTGTACCAGTATGGCACAACTTACACATCCAGATCTGCAACTGATATTTCCCAGAAAGTCATTAAGTTCTATATATGATAATCAATCAGAGTCAAAATGTTTGGACATTTTTCGTAATTGTCTTAGAGATAATCCTTTTTTAACCATTCAAGATTGGTCTGCTGCAACAGATTACGATAGCAAACAATGTCAGATTACGAAAAAAGATGCCAGTAATATTATCCAACGTCTTAGTTTAAAGGCTTTTATTGGGCAATATAAGATTGTACTAATGTGGCTGCCAGAATATCTTAACCATACAGCAGCTAACGCATTACTAAAAACGTTAGAAGAGCCACCTTTACGTACTGTTTTTTTGTTGGTCAGCTTCGATAGTGAAAAAATACTACCAACTATCAAGTCCCGTACACAGCAACACCATATCCCTCTATTCTCTGAAGAAGCCATTCAGCAGATTTTACGAGATAAGTATAGTAACTTAGATATAAATCAGTATAGAGAAATAGCATTCTTAGCTGCAGGGGATGTGCATAAAGCTTTTCAATTAATTGAGCAACCCATAACAGATCACTTTGAGCGATTTAGTAACTGGATGCGTAATTGCTATAGTAATAGCTTCTCGAAGCTAATCATGCAATCTGAAGCATTTCATAAACTCTCTACAGATGTACAGAAAGCTTTTTTTACTTATACGTTACAGATGCTCAGAGTTACTTTATTAAACAACTTGAATCACACCCATTATCAAGAAATTTCAAATACTGAAGCAGTCTTTATTAAAAAATTTAGCCAAAATGTTTCTGTTAATCAGATAAAAAATATTATATATCTTATATTAGAAAATTATAATTATCTAGAACGAAACGCAAATGCAAAAATGATTTATACACATCTATCTATTCAGATAGTAGATGTTTTTAATGTATAA
- a CDS encoding putative sugar nucleotidyl transferase — MKVILFDLPEDRIALKPFTFTQPIAKIRVGIVTIEEKWKYHLPGDYCNVSTALSDKDPSIISSDSWYINGTMLPDEVLLETIKTLKNDQALVSGGGTIIAMRLEGHIQIEDIADYVTTKIPFYGEITQIKNKWDIFLLNTQEIEKDLQWYTGNRKSQPILDPYTVTYNKQNIFIEEGVSMKVAVLNAENGPIYIGKNVQLEESVILRGPVAICENSCIQVQSQISGGSTIGPYSNIGGEIYNSVIFGYSNKKHQGFIGNSVIGTWCNIAAGTNLSTTKNNSGVITVWDFAEETYKDTHLSSCGFFMGDYSQSGVNVTLEAGTVIGVASNLTEGKLCEKHVPSFIYRDADGHIMTSVLEKDIKRISTLMQSKHQIFSKEDRDMLCSLFKKTSIHRIKAMI, encoded by the coding sequence ATGAAAGTAATATTATTTGATCTTCCAGAAGATCGAATTGCATTAAAGCCTTTCACTTTTACACAACCTATTGCTAAAATAAGAGTAGGTATAGTTACAATAGAAGAAAAGTGGAAATATCATCTTCCAGGTGATTATTGTAACGTGTCTACTGCTCTAAGTGATAAAGATCCAAGTATTATCTCTTCTGATAGTTGGTACATTAATGGCACAATGCTTCCTGACGAGGTATTATTAGAGACCATTAAAACATTAAAGAACGATCAAGCATTGGTGTCAGGGGGAGGTACAATTATAGCTATGCGGTTAGAAGGGCATATCCAAATTGAAGATATTGCTGATTACGTTACAACTAAAATTCCATTTTATGGAGAAATAACTCAGATAAAGAACAAATGGGATATATTCCTTTTGAATACACAAGAAATAGAAAAAGATCTACAGTGGTACACTGGTAACCGTAAGAGTCAGCCTATCTTAGATCCTTATACAGTTACTTATAATAAGCAAAACATATTTATAGAAGAAGGTGTGTCCATGAAAGTGGCTGTGTTAAATGCAGAGAATGGCCCTATTTACATTGGAAAAAATGTCCAACTAGAAGAAAGCGTCATACTTAGAGGTCCAGTAGCTATTTGTGAGAATAGTTGTATACAAGTTCAGTCTCAAATAAGTGGAGGATCTACTATAGGACCTTATTCCAATATAGGTGGTGAAATTTATAATAGTGTGATTTTTGGTTATAGCAATAAAAAACACCAAGGTTTTATTGGTAATAGTGTTATCGGAACATGGTGCAATATTGCTGCAGGCACAAATCTATCCACTACTAAAAATAATTCTGGTGTGATAACCGTTTGGGATTTTGCAGAAGAAACATATAAAGATACACATTTATCATCTTGTGGATTTTTTATGGGTGATTACAGCCAATCTGGTGTTAATGTTACACTAGAAGCAGGGACAGTGATTGGCGTAGCATCCAATCTAACAGAAGGTAAATTATGTGAAAAACATGTACCCTCTTTTATCTACAGAGATGCGGATGGGCATATTATGACTTCTGTTTTAGAAAAGGATATAAAACGTATTAGTACATTAATGCAATCAAAGCATCAAATATTTTCAAAAGAAGATCGAGATATGCTTTGTAGTTTATTTAAAAAAACCTCTATTCACAGAATCAAAGCTATGATTTGA
- a CDS encoding type B 50S ribosomal protein L31 — protein sequence MKKEIHPDYRAVVFLDTSSGAKFLTRSTIRTTETIEWEDKKVYPLVKVEVSSVSHPFYTGKKIFVDTAGRIERFNQKYKKKSTEVVAK from the coding sequence ATGAAAAAAGAAATTCATCCAGATTATAGAGCTGTTGTTTTTTTAGATACTTCTAGTGGGGCTAAGTTTCTAACACGTTCTACAATACGTACTACTGAAACAATTGAGTGGGAAGATAAAAAAGTTTATCCCTTAGTAAAGGTAGAAGTAAGTTCTGTGTCTCACCCCTTTTATACAGGTAAAAAGATTTTCGTAGATACAGCAGGTAGAATTGAACGTTTTAATCAAAAATACAAAAAGAAAAGTACTGAAGTGGTTGCTAAATAA
- the ybeY gene encoding rRNA maturation RNase YbeY translates to MHIYYFSENIGFSLKNKGEISIWLQSVIEQEQYALDHLNFIFCSDNYLHAKNKEYLGHDTLTDVITFDYTTTPKTVLGDIYISIDRVRDNAQYYKKKVKEELYTVMVHGVLHLLAYDDQTEEDKLIIREKESFYINQLLLAL, encoded by the coding sequence ATGCATATTTACTATTTTTCAGAAAATATTGGTTTCTCTTTAAAAAATAAAGGAGAAATCTCCATTTGGTTACAATCTGTTATCGAGCAAGAACAGTATGCACTAGACCATCTTAATTTCATTTTTTGTTCAGATAATTATTTACATGCTAAAAATAAGGAATATTTAGGCCATGATACACTAACAGATGTCATCACATTTGATTATACAACAACGCCTAAAACGGTCTTGGGCGATATATATATTAGCATAGATCGTGTTAGAGACAATGCACAATATTATAAGAAAAAAGTCAAAGAAGAACTGTATACCGTAATGGTGCATGGGGTATTGCATCTCTTGGCTTATGACGATCAAACAGAAGAAGACAAACTGATTATAAGAGAAAAAGAATCTTTTTATATAAATCAATTACTACTTGCTTTGTAA
- a CDS encoding baseplate J/gp47 family protein — MDIHQKPNVLFARAGTCHTERLLPELVNNDLLISDRQLSDHLRFLYLYSDLLAYYDTNNVRIDQNIWRKFLEQDDTVIRSLILHTNIERVKKSIHKQFLTLRRKSTGIIESEYTTDLLVIGRELIILLEYWHKNLPNEDIIRVKLDTIIHEEINIHLSRVYKLFQQHHKHHYNEAFVDFCAFLDQKCNGTSLWELKSDIVQNEMNGPDLNDEQAIDILNDFFDAIFNTIYNLKTLSANDYFDTLQSQNKSPHMALLIAFLQLLQYADAHLNHIPQKALDHYYRHILKFNNNPSIPDEAYVHFGLSPNHSFAFVHSGARLVAKNPFNGEDILFQTKRDITINKAKISQINSLVPHKRGKKEESTAIELSTATYDKSMLQELPFPVFPVPLKASPSLEKSYEQLSVMIGSPLFHLAEGVRTIHIKFKFTPESFQELLNRTKKKDVSSIEFSRKLMGMINATARIRITTKEGWFDVPEEALSSQLLSKENSLCMTIALNAEIPAMTKLPSEQQSAMPDPETPTVVIGLRNSASSYGLYLLTIINGLILEKIDLKVSVKHYRGLVLQNQLGIIDNSQIFEPFGPLAKPHSSFYIGSGEVFSKNLTSLQVDIKWDGLPMLEGGFKSYYDAYPNRVNNDDFKVNISYLNHQHWNPFYAENRQYISLFQVVKSSKGSEKLDYTTTINNININGLGITKTNDPLDVSIYSPNTIAGFLKLQLSGPEQAFGHAIYPTLMSDMLVKNAQKKQGETAVTINEPYTPRIQSITIDYEAEESINLTSPPGEEEEKYLNKFFHLNAFGYTKEFPNNLKAATPVTLFPLMDDKASFIAFGIEDLNSNNLSMHIAIGENSLNPDDNRPQVTWQYLSNNVWLPLHQENIVVDRTKGFYKSGIIVFNLPNNITNNNTYMTPGLFWIRVKFTGAVNSLPTIVGVYTQAVTVLRVMDKNGVFSIPTLPPGTIQKLQNPIDGIELVVQPSKTFNGRQFENHQAFYRRVSERLRHKNRAISSWDYERIILEKFPEIFQVKCINHTLKSTHNMLNPGHITLVIIPKADHNSIDTLPIASTALLTNVKEYIQHVSSSFIKFEVVNPIYEDVKVNATIKFKPGFEKGLFLNTLQQDLCNFLSPWLFNASKDIPLGGNIAVSNIIDFINNRNYIEGIGNFSILKYVGKAPDLKLDKVTDYNGHLFANYPWSIMVSAKHHKISAVDNFDVTAKLRHGSIGDMAIGEDFIVGPWTVLSDKDSETCINEDILVPSLEEYCLITKKYIKTNHGNR, encoded by the coding sequence ATGGATATTCATCAAAAACCTAACGTTTTATTTGCTAGAGCAGGAACCTGCCATACGGAACGTTTACTACCTGAATTAGTTAACAATGATCTATTAATAAGTGATAGACAACTTAGCGATCACCTAAGATTTCTTTATTTGTATTCTGATCTTTTAGCCTATTATGACACGAATAATGTACGTATTGACCAGAATATTTGGAGAAAATTTCTAGAACAGGATGATACGGTTATACGTTCATTAATCTTACATACCAATATTGAAAGGGTTAAAAAAAGTATCCATAAACAATTTTTAACCCTACGACGTAAATCTACAGGGATTATAGAGAGCGAATATACCACAGACCTCCTAGTTATTGGTCGTGAACTAATTATTCTCTTAGAATATTGGCACAAAAATCTTCCTAATGAAGATATTATTCGTGTTAAATTAGACACCATCATTCATGAAGAAATAAATATCCATCTAAGCAGAGTATATAAACTCTTCCAACAACACCATAAACACCATTACAATGAGGCTTTTGTAGATTTTTGTGCTTTTTTAGATCAAAAATGTAATGGCACATCACTATGGGAGTTGAAATCAGATATTGTCCAAAATGAGATGAATGGACCAGATCTAAATGATGAACAAGCTATAGATATTTTAAATGATTTTTTTGATGCAATTTTTAACACCATCTACAATTTAAAAACGTTATCTGCTAATGATTATTTTGACACACTACAGTCTCAAAATAAGTCTCCCCATATGGCATTATTAATAGCCTTTTTGCAACTTTTACAGTATGCAGATGCGCACCTTAACCATATCCCACAAAAAGCGTTAGACCATTATTACAGACATATACTAAAGTTTAATAATAACCCTAGTATTCCTGATGAAGCTTATGTACATTTTGGTCTTAGTCCAAACCACTCTTTTGCATTTGTACATAGTGGAGCACGTTTGGTCGCGAAAAATCCATTTAATGGGGAAGATATACTATTTCAAACTAAAAGAGATATAACTATAAATAAAGCTAAAATTAGTCAGATAAATAGTTTGGTGCCTCATAAAAGAGGAAAGAAAGAGGAAAGTACAGCAATAGAACTATCTACTGCTACATATGATAAATCAATGCTGCAAGAGCTTCCATTTCCTGTATTCCCTGTACCTCTAAAAGCAAGTCCTTCTCTAGAAAAATCTTATGAACAGCTGTCTGTCATGATTGGCTCTCCATTGTTTCATCTTGCTGAAGGCGTACGTACCATTCATATAAAATTTAAATTTACGCCCGAATCTTTTCAAGAATTGCTCAACCGAACAAAAAAGAAAGATGTTTCTTCTATAGAATTCTCGAGGAAATTAATGGGCATGATCAATGCTACAGCAAGGATACGAATTACCACTAAAGAAGGATGGTTTGACGTACCTGAAGAAGCTTTATCAAGTCAGCTACTTTCTAAAGAAAATAGTCTATGCATGACTATTGCGCTAAATGCAGAAATACCTGCTATGACAAAATTGCCTAGTGAGCAACAAAGCGCTATGCCAGACCCTGAAACGCCTACGGTTGTCATTGGACTACGTAATAGTGCATCATCTTATGGGCTATATCTACTTACTATAATAAATGGATTAATACTTGAAAAGATAGATCTCAAAGTTAGTGTAAAGCACTATCGAGGATTGGTACTTCAAAACCAATTAGGAATTATTGATAATAGCCAAATATTTGAACCATTTGGTCCGCTAGCAAAACCACATAGCAGCTTTTATATAGGAAGTGGAGAAGTTTTTTCCAAGAATCTAACTAGTTTACAAGTAGATATCAAATGGGATGGCTTACCTATGCTAGAGGGAGGATTTAAAAGTTATTATGATGCCTATCCTAATAGGGTAAATAATGATGATTTTAAAGTAAATATCTCTTACTTAAATCATCAACACTGGAATCCATTTTATGCTGAGAATAGACAATATATATCTCTTTTTCAGGTTGTTAAAAGTTCCAAAGGAAGTGAGAAACTAGATTATACCACAACCATAAATAATATTAATATAAATGGATTGGGTATTACTAAAACAAATGACCCTCTTGATGTTTCCATTTATAGCCCGAATACTATAGCTGGTTTTTTAAAGCTACAATTAAGCGGACCAGAACAAGCTTTTGGCCATGCTATTTATCCTACCCTGATGAGTGACATGCTTGTTAAAAACGCTCAAAAGAAGCAAGGAGAAACAGCTGTCACTATAAATGAACCATATACACCTCGTATACAATCCATTACGATCGATTATGAAGCAGAAGAATCTATTAATTTAACCTCTCCTCCTGGAGAAGAAGAGGAAAAATATTTAAATAAATTTTTCCATCTTAATGCATTCGGATATACAAAGGAATTTCCAAATAATTTGAAAGCAGCTACTCCTGTCACATTATTTCCGCTTATGGACGATAAAGCATCCTTTATAGCTTTTGGTATAGAAGACTTAAACAGCAATAATTTATCTATGCACATAGCCATTGGTGAAAACAGTCTTAATCCAGATGATAACCGACCGCAAGTTACATGGCAATATTTATCAAATAATGTATGGTTGCCACTTCATCAAGAAAATATTGTTGTAGATAGAACAAAAGGATTTTACAAATCAGGTATTATTGTTTTTAATTTACCTAATAATATTACCAACAACAATACATATATGACGCCTGGATTGTTTTGGATCCGAGTCAAATTCACAGGGGCAGTAAACTCATTACCAACTATTGTTGGGGTCTATACACAAGCAGTCACTGTACTAAGAGTTATGGATAAAAATGGTGTTTTTTCTATTCCAACGCTCCCTCCAGGAACCATACAAAAATTACAAAATCCTATAGATGGAATTGAATTAGTAGTGCAACCTTCTAAAACATTTAATGGAAGACAGTTTGAAAATCATCAAGCCTTTTATAGGCGCGTTAGTGAGCGTTTAAGACATAAAAACAGAGCTATATCTTCTTGGGATTATGAGCGAATTATTCTTGAGAAGTTTCCAGAAATCTTCCAGGTAAAGTGTATCAACCATACACTAAAAAGTACGCATAATATGCTTAATCCTGGACATATAACCCTTGTAATTATTCCAAAAGCAGATCATAACTCTATAGACACACTCCCTATTGCAAGTACAGCATTATTAACCAATGTTAAAGAATATATTCAGCATGTAAGCTCTTCATTCATAAAATTTGAAGTAGTGAATCCAATCTATGAGGATGTTAAGGTAAACGCTACTATTAAATTTAAACCAGGATTTGAAAAAGGGTTGTTCTTAAATACCTTACAACAGGATCTATGCAACTTTCTTTCTCCATGGTTGTTTAATGCATCAAAAGACATCCCACTAGGAGGTAATATAGCTGTTTCCAACATTATAGATTTTATTAACAATCGAAATTATATAGAAGGAATAGGAAATTTTTCTATATTAAAATACGTTGGTAAAGCCCCAGACTTAAAATTAGATAAGGTAACAGACTATAATGGTCATCTATTTGCCAATTATCCGTGGTCTATTATGGTTTCTGCAAAACATCATAAGATATCTGCCGTAGATAACTTTGATGTTACTGCGAAATTACGTCATGGTAGCATAGGAGATATGGCTATTGGTGAAGACTTTATAGTTGGTCCATGGACGGTGTTATCGGACAAGGATTCCGAAACATGTATCAATGAAGATATACTTGTACCAAGTTTAGAAGAATATTGTTTAATAACCAAAAAATATATTAAAACCAACCATGGCAATCGTTAG
- a CDS encoding ankyrin repeat domain-containing protein has protein sequence MNFSCTETSSPYKHKRRKSLNRILLNKNNKGTVHNKNNEPPAHRTKQQDTISATSNDNEKLCLNPKPNPMSNDAYSLEDTPSININIIDDKEHKEDEEISVEEQAKKLLLADGIKLNKEDIAKSELFYLAVSEGHVKAVELLLQDPEVKTKINEKHKNKYSLLHMAVDKNYTEIAKELIHAGVEVDAITDYKSGHRTALHMAAQNGNVEIIEELIKKDVDINKTTGCMYGNRTALHIAVDGNREQVVAKLLGNGAHVNVKAYFDVTPLHIAAQRSAAIKASIKKEGNLNVHITAQRSNLAIIRMLVGERS, from the coding sequence ATGAATTTTTCTTGTACAGAAACATCATCACCTTATAAACATAAAAGAAGGAAATCTTTAAATCGAATTTTATTAAATAAGAATAATAAAGGAACTGTTCATAATAAGAATAATGAACCACCCGCTCATAGGACTAAGCAACAAGATACTATTTCAGCTACTTCCAATGATAATGAAAAACTATGTCTTAATCCTAAGCCTAATCCTATGTCTAATGATGCTTATTCGTTGGAGGATACGCCAAGCATTAATATTAATATTATCGATGATAAAGAGCATAAAGAAGATGAAGAAATTAGTGTAGAGGAGCAGGCTAAAAAGTTATTATTAGCCGATGGAATCAAGCTCAATAAGGAAGATATTGCAAAATCTGAATTGTTTTATTTGGCAGTTTCTGAAGGCCATGTAAAGGCGGTAGAGCTATTGCTACAAGACCCTGAAGTAAAAACTAAAATAAATGAAAAACATAAAAATAAGTATTCTCTTCTCCATATGGCTGTTGATAAAAATTATACAGAGATAGCTAAAGAGTTAATTCATGCTGGTGTAGAGGTTGATGCCATAACAGATTATAAATCTGGTCATCGAACTGCTTTGCACATGGCAGCTCAAAATGGTAATGTTGAGATTATTGAAGAATTGATAAAAAAAGATGTTGACATAAATAAAACAACAGGATGTATGTATGGAAATCGAACAGCTTTACATATTGCGGTTGATGGTAATCGTGAACAAGTTGTTGCAAAATTATTAGGGAATGGAGCTCATGTAAATGTAAAAGCTTATTTTGATGTGACCCCTCTTCATATTGCAGCTCAACGTTCAGCAGCCATTAAAGCGTCTATAAAAAAAGAAGGGAATTTGAATGTGCACATTACAGCTCAACGTAGTAATTTAGCAATCATTAGAATGTTGGTAGGGGAAAGGAGCTAA
- a CDS encoding adhesin, with amino-acid sequence MAIVSREVIKKNFEKGSIPTQQDFEDLIDSMFHKQDDGLISQDYGLRLTPKGSSSKLITFFNNLNDFKPTWSIEQYPKNSTEFGLNILDKQGESKLFIQANGNIGIGTINPQEKLTVDGSISMHGRRGTYASGEVPGDGNWHSITPPLSDCHAFEVIAKIGKPGRGLYAMTHAIALSTFGNSQSKINKTKAYYGSFRNRIDFRWVGETFNYVLQIRTQRAYGEDSMIKYYVTNLWWEDEINKEEKN; translated from the coding sequence ATGGCAATCGTTAGTAGAGAGGTAATAAAGAAGAATTTTGAAAAAGGATCCATCCCTACACAGCAGGACTTTGAGGATCTCATAGATTCCATGTTCCATAAACAAGATGATGGACTTATTTCACAAGATTACGGATTAAGGCTGACCCCTAAAGGAAGCTCTTCTAAGTTAATAACATTCTTTAATAATCTAAATGACTTTAAGCCTACTTGGAGTATCGAGCAATATCCTAAAAATTCTACAGAATTCGGGCTTAATATTTTAGACAAACAGGGGGAGAGCAAGCTATTTATTCAGGCAAATGGGAATATTGGAATAGGAACCATCAATCCACAAGAAAAACTAACTGTAGACGGATCCATTAGTATGCATGGACGTAGGGGCACGTATGCATCTGGTGAAGTGCCTGGTGATGGGAACTGGCATAGTATTACGCCTCCACTAAGTGACTGCCATGCTTTTGAAGTAATAGCTAAAATTGGTAAGCCAGGGCGAGGGTTATATGCTATGACGCATGCCATAGCATTAAGTACATTCGGTAATTCTCAGAGTAAGATTAATAAAACAAAGGCCTATTATGGAAGCTTTAGAAATAGAATCGACTTTCGTTGGGTTGGAGAAACTTTTAACTACGTATTACAAATACGAACACAGCGTGCATATGGAGAGGATAGTATGATCAAATATTATGTAACCAACCTGTGGTGGGAAGATGAGATAAATAAAGAAGAAAAAAACTGA